The following coding sequences are from one Seonamhaeicola sp. ML3 window:
- a CDS encoding exodeoxyribonuclease III has product MKIISYNVNGIRAAVNKGFLDWLKAANPDVICLQEIKALKEQLDLSLFEEVGYNYHYWFSAQKKGYSGVAILSKTEPNHIEYGTGIESMDFEGRNLRIDFDNVSIMSLYLPSGINIARLEHKLEYMAMFQDYINNLKKSFPNLIICGDYNICHEEIDIHNPKGLKNVSGFLPVEREWIGAFIDSGFIDSFRFINPEKQQYSWWSYRANARANNKGWRLDYAMVAEPLQENIKRAVILQDAVHSDHCPILVEIDK; this is encoded by the coding sequence ATGAAAATTATATCATACAACGTAAACGGTATTAGGGCAGCAGTAAATAAGGGTTTTTTAGATTGGTTAAAAGCGGCGAATCCAGATGTTATTTGCCTTCAGGAAATAAAGGCTTTAAAAGAACAATTGGATTTAAGCCTATTTGAAGAGGTTGGTTATAATTACCACTACTGGTTTAGTGCGCAGAAAAAGGGATATAGTGGCGTTGCTATTTTAAGTAAAACAGAGCCTAACCACATAGAATACGGTACAGGCATTGAATCTATGGATTTCGAAGGGCGTAATTTACGTATAGATTTCGATAATGTTTCAATTATGAGTTTGTATTTACCTTCTGGCATAAATATTGCAAGGTTGGAACATAAGTTGGAATACATGGCCATGTTTCAAGATTATATAAACAACCTTAAAAAATCTTTTCCCAATCTAATCATTTGTGGCGATTATAATATTTGTCACGAGGAGATAGATATCCATAATCCCAAAGGACTCAAAAATGTTTCAGGATTTTTACCCGTAGAGCGCGAGTGGATAGGTGCTTTTATTGATAGTGGATTTATCGATTCTTTCCGATTTATAAATCCAGAAAAACAGCAATATAGTTGGTGGAGTTACAGAGCTAACGCAAGAGCCAATAATAAAGGCTGGCGTTTAGATTATGCCATGGTAGCAGAACCATTACAAGAAAATATTAAAAGAGCCGTTATACTTCAAGATGCGGTGCATAGTGATCACTGCCCAATACTCGTAGAAATAGATAAATAA
- a CDS encoding OmpA family protein: MIKRISVLVLTLTVLASCVSPKVYKELEAKYNNLKNENRKLADENEMLLNAKNAAANELKQIKAAYEEALANRDKLQADYNATKSNYDALKASYEALEKNSSAAITKNSQKNRELLAQLEAKEQALATENARLAKLKKELEDRSNRVAELEKVIADKDAAMSALKDAISRALTDFEGKGLTVEQRNGKVYVSMENKLLFSSGSWAVNADGRRAVQQLGSVLGDNPDIAVLIEGHTDNVPYKGSGQLSGNWDLSTKRATAIVNILRENEAINPENLTAAGRGEYAPVATNDTTEGKAKNRRIEVILTPKLDELSRLLNDN, from the coding sequence ATGATTAAAAGAATTTCAGTACTCGTATTAACGCTTACAGTTTTAGCATCGTGTGTTTCCCCAAAGGTTTATAAAGAACTAGAGGCGAAATACAATAATTTGAAGAATGAAAATAGAAAGCTAGCCGATGAAAATGAAATGCTTCTTAATGCAAAAAATGCTGCTGCTAATGAATTAAAGCAAATCAAAGCAGCTTACGAAGAGGCGTTGGCAAACCGTGATAAGTTACAGGCCGATTATAACGCTACTAAATCTAACTACGATGCTCTAAAGGCGTCTTACGAAGCTTTGGAGAAAAACAGCTCAGCGGCTATTACTAAGAATTCTCAGAAGAACAGAGAGCTTCTTGCTCAGTTAGAAGCTAAAGAACAAGCATTGGCGACCGAAAATGCACGTTTAGCAAAACTTAAAAAAGAATTAGAAGACCGTTCTAACAGGGTAGCAGAATTAGAAAAAGTAATTGCAGATAAAGATGCTGCAATGAGCGCTCTAAAAGATGCTATTTCAAGGGCATTAACCGATTTTGAAGGTAAAGGCTTAACTGTAGAACAACGTAATGGTAAAGTATATGTTTCAATGGAAAACAAATTGCTTTTCAGTTCTGGAAGTTGGGCTGTAAATGCTGATGGTCGCAGAGCAGTTCAACAGCTTGGTAGTGTTTTAGGAGACAACCCAGATATCGCCGTTTTAATTGAGGGACATACAGATAACGTGCCTTACAAAGGTAGTGGTCAATTAAGTGGAAACTGGGATTTGTCAACCAAACGGGCAACGGCTATTGTAAACATCCTAAGGGAAAACGAGGCAATCAATCCGGAGAATTTAACGGCTGCCGGACGAGGTGAATATGCTCCAGTTGCAACCAACGATACAACTGAAGGTAAAGCAAAAAACAGACGCATAGAAGTTATTTTAACACCAAAGTTAGACGAGCTTTCTAGGTTGTTGAATGATAATTAG